In a single window of the Micromonospora sp. WMMD1155 genome:
- a CDS encoding glycosyltransferase family 4 protein, with product MSVGSSPVAAAPTTDVPVVGRRIAVLNWKDPWHPDAGGAEVYAWQVARDLVTAGAQVTFLTARPRGQRGDEVRDGIRIVRVGGRWSIYPRALGWLSRRRRQFDAVLDCQNGIPFFSPAVLPASVPVICVIHHVHDRQFRLYFGPLVGRFGAWLEGPVARRVYRRCVTLAVSPSTATAVRDRLGWTGPVLVVPNGADADHPPRGSRDEHPRLVCVGRVTRHKRVDLVLDAVDQLRSERPDLRLDIVGGGPDVETIRRQVDERGLNDVVTVHGHLPSAARDALLAAAWLHVSGSWGEGWGLVVVEAAAAGLPTVAFDVDGLRDAVRPGRTGWLVSEGEHPASDLAAGLDRALNAVATPAEADRMANECRQWSDAFRWADTGRRVRAVLGDLLAPRAVPWASGDACLLVRTPDPNDLFTRVAPLLPHTRHVALDQRSLWILVPGADPAAIRQVLRDVGVPEDAVTESRASRDELLTGVPVRQC from the coding sequence GTGAGTGTCGGATCTTCCCCGGTCGCTGCGGCTCCCACCACCGACGTCCCGGTGGTGGGCCGCCGGATCGCAGTGCTCAACTGGAAGGACCCCTGGCATCCCGATGCCGGGGGTGCCGAGGTCTACGCCTGGCAGGTCGCTCGTGATCTGGTTACCGCCGGCGCGCAGGTCACCTTCCTGACCGCCCGGCCCAGAGGCCAGCGAGGCGACGAGGTCCGGGACGGCATCAGGATCGTCCGGGTCGGTGGCCGGTGGAGCATCTACCCCCGGGCGCTGGGTTGGTTGTCGCGCCGCCGACGTCAGTTCGACGCCGTGCTGGACTGCCAGAACGGCATTCCGTTCTTCAGCCCGGCGGTCCTGCCGGCGAGCGTGCCGGTGATATGCGTGATCCACCACGTGCACGACCGGCAGTTCCGGCTGTACTTCGGGCCGCTGGTCGGTCGCTTCGGGGCGTGGCTGGAGGGGCCTGTCGCCCGCCGGGTCTACCGCCGTTGCGTGACCCTCGCGGTCTCGCCCTCCACGGCTACTGCCGTACGCGACCGGCTCGGCTGGACCGGCCCGGTGCTAGTGGTGCCGAACGGAGCGGACGCCGACCATCCCCCACGCGGGTCTCGGGACGAGCACCCCCGACTCGTCTGCGTCGGCCGGGTGACCCGGCACAAACGGGTCGACCTGGTGCTCGACGCCGTCGACCAGCTGCGGTCCGAGCGGCCCGACCTGCGTCTCGACATCGTCGGTGGCGGACCGGACGTGGAGACGATCCGCAGGCAGGTCGACGAGCGTGGGCTGAACGACGTGGTGACGGTCCACGGCCACCTGCCCTCCGCCGCGCGGGATGCCCTCCTGGCCGCCGCCTGGTTGCACGTCTCCGGCTCGTGGGGCGAGGGTTGGGGCCTCGTGGTGGTGGAGGCCGCCGCCGCCGGACTGCCCACCGTCGCCTTCGACGTGGACGGTCTGCGCGACGCCGTACGGCCCGGTCGGACCGGGTGGCTGGTGAGTGAGGGCGAACACCCGGCCAGTGATCTCGCCGCTGGGCTGGACCGCGCGCTGAACGCCGTCGCCACCCCCGCCGAGGCGGACCGGATGGCGAACGAATGTCGACAGTGGAGTGACGCGTTCCGCTGGGCGGACACCGGCCGGCGGGTCCGCGCGGTCCTCGGGGACCTGCTCGCCCCGCGAGCGGTGCCGTGGGCGTCCGGGGACGCCTGTCTCCTGGTCCGGACGCCTGACCCGAACGACCTTTTCACCCGGGTGGCACCACTGCTGCCCCACACCCGGCACGTCGCGCTCGACCAGCGGAGTCTGTGGATCCTGGTGCCGGGTGCCGACCCGGCGGCGATCCGGCAGGTGCTCCGCGACGTCGGCGTACCCGAGGACGCCGTGACCGAGTCGAGGGCGAGTCGAGACGAACTCCTCACCGGAGTTCCGGTACGGCAGTGCTGA
- a CDS encoding FkbM family methyltransferase: MSSSTGLVTAVSSRVASLLPDQVVAGAIRAVYPRVEPELACLAEFMPAGGTALDVGAWYGPWTQRMRKRADQVVAIEPNETLARSISGAFPDVRVVRAVASDHEGSAELFLPKDGPAVGTSSLELADGSSTSVTVPRITIDGLGLHDVRFMKIDVEGHELSALRGAAGTIDRDGPVLLIEVEERIQPIAPIFDLLSEWGYRGYVLPEREWVPLADFDIRANQRGAIARVTQSLARRVVLPRPRYVNSVLFKREGR; the protein is encoded by the coding sequence ATGTCGTCTTCGACCGGTCTGGTGACCGCAGTGAGTTCGCGTGTGGCGTCGCTCCTACCTGACCAGGTCGTGGCGGGAGCGATCCGGGCTGTCTATCCCCGGGTGGAGCCGGAACTCGCGTGCCTCGCGGAGTTCATGCCTGCCGGTGGCACCGCCCTCGACGTGGGCGCCTGGTACGGGCCGTGGACCCAGCGGATGCGCAAGCGGGCCGACCAGGTCGTCGCCATCGAGCCGAACGAGACACTCGCGCGCAGCATTTCGGGTGCGTTCCCCGACGTGCGGGTCGTTCGTGCGGTGGCGTCGGACCACGAGGGCAGCGCGGAGCTGTTCCTGCCGAAGGACGGTCCGGCTGTCGGCACGTCGTCCCTCGAACTGGCTGACGGCAGCTCGACGTCGGTCACCGTCCCACGGATCACGATCGACGGTCTCGGCCTTCACGACGTGCGGTTCATGAAGATCGATGTGGAGGGTCACGAGCTGTCGGCGCTGCGCGGTGCGGCCGGGACCATCGACCGGGACGGACCGGTGCTGTTGATCGAGGTCGAGGAGAGGATCCAGCCGATCGCCCCGATCTTCGATCTCCTGAGCGAGTGGGGCTACCGGGGCTACGTGCTGCCGGAGCGCGAATGGGTGCCGCTCGCCGACTTCGACATCCGGGCCAACCAGCGGGGCGCGATTGCGCGGGTCACCCAGAGCCTGGCCCGACGTGTCGTGCTGCCACGGCCGCGCTACGTCAACTCGGTGTTGTTCAAGCGCGAAGGCAGGTGA
- a CDS encoding VanW family protein — protein MTLYGDKTPPADDRPTVQVTAVSWPDDGSTDAPVPGPGEPEAGPRRPRRMRMLLAAGVTGGVVAAVAGAGAWAYAGDVPRGTSVLGAELGGRSRADADRELRAELARRAADHAKPLTVSVDGRTAEINPADVGLEVDVPATVAAAAAADAHPVSRLVGSRTVDPVVTVDVARLDDALRKVLGDQAQGMTMPAITYQGTKPKVVQPKPGLALNAERSAEVVRAGWLAGTPITVPLVETHPTTTPEELDRLVNELAKPAVAAPVTLRTTKGSVKVPPAAIAKSLRFTADKTGKLTPSVDVKRLRAALGDDLDTIEVPAKDATMTITGGRPTVVDGRPGQQLDAATLGQDLLAVLPKSDGREVSGELKPTQPELTAEKLSGLGIKEKVSTFTTRFTGGLASARSQNITTIAKDVDGTVVLPGKTFSLNGHTGERGYAQGYRDAPVILNGKLVPGVGGGTSQFTTTLFNATYYAGLEDVEHKPHSYWFDRYPAVIESTIFWPDLDFKFRNNTEYGVLIDTSYTSNSITVSIWSTKIYDSVKTEYGPRRNITTPKLIHLEPGPSCIATNGINGFTQDAFRVIKKGGAVVKREKFTWRYDAEPRYVCGPKP, from the coding sequence GTGACGCTGTACGGCGACAAGACTCCACCCGCCGACGACCGGCCCACCGTGCAGGTCACCGCGGTCAGCTGGCCCGACGACGGGTCGACCGACGCGCCGGTGCCCGGCCCCGGGGAGCCGGAGGCCGGGCCGCGCCGCCCGCGCCGGATGCGGATGTTGCTCGCCGCCGGTGTCACCGGTGGTGTGGTCGCCGCGGTGGCAGGTGCGGGCGCCTGGGCGTACGCCGGAGATGTTCCGCGCGGCACCAGCGTGCTCGGCGCCGAACTGGGCGGCCGGAGCCGCGCGGACGCCGACCGCGAGTTGCGGGCCGAGCTGGCCCGGCGGGCGGCGGACCACGCCAAGCCGTTGACCGTCAGCGTCGACGGGCGTACCGCCGAGATCAACCCGGCCGACGTCGGGCTGGAGGTCGACGTGCCGGCGACCGTCGCCGCGGCGGCTGCCGCCGACGCGCACCCGGTCAGCCGACTGGTCGGCTCCCGCACCGTCGACCCGGTGGTCACCGTCGACGTGGCCCGGTTGGACGACGCCCTCCGTAAGGTCCTCGGCGACCAGGCCCAGGGCATGACCATGCCGGCGATCACCTATCAGGGCACCAAGCCGAAGGTGGTGCAGCCCAAGCCCGGGCTGGCCCTGAACGCGGAGCGGTCCGCCGAGGTGGTCCGCGCCGGTTGGCTGGCCGGCACACCGATCACGGTGCCGCTGGTGGAGACCCACCCGACGACCACCCCGGAGGAACTGGACCGGCTCGTCAACGAGCTGGCGAAGCCGGCGGTCGCCGCGCCCGTCACCCTCCGCACGACCAAGGGTTCGGTCAAGGTCCCGCCCGCCGCCATCGCGAAGAGCCTGCGGTTCACCGCCGACAAGACCGGCAAGCTGACCCCATCGGTGGACGTCAAGCGGCTGCGGGCAGCACTCGGCGACGACCTCGACACCATCGAGGTGCCGGCGAAGGACGCCACCATGACCATCACCGGTGGCCGCCCCACCGTCGTCGACGGGCGACCCGGCCAGCAACTGGACGCGGCGACCCTGGGTCAGGACCTGCTGGCCGTCCTACCCAAGTCGGACGGCCGCGAGGTGTCCGGCGAGCTGAAGCCGACGCAACCCGAACTGACGGCGGAGAAACTGTCCGGCCTGGGCATCAAGGAGAAGGTGTCCACCTTCACCACCCGCTTCACCGGCGGCCTGGCCTCCGCGCGCAGCCAGAACATCACCACCATCGCCAAGGACGTCGACGGCACCGTCGTCCTGCCCGGAAAGACGTTCTCCCTGAACGGCCACACCGGCGAACGCGGCTACGCACAGGGCTACCGTGACGCCCCGGTCATCCTCAACGGCAAACTGGTGCCGGGCGTCGGCGGTGGCACCTCACAGTTCACCACCACGCTGTTCAACGCGACCTACTACGCCGGGTTGGAGGACGTCGAGCACAAGCCGCACTCGTACTGGTTCGACCGGTACCCGGCGGTCATCGAGTCCACGATCTTCTGGCCGGACCTGGACTTCAAGTTCCGCAACAACACCGAGTACGGCGTCCTCATCGACACGTCGTACACCTCCAACTCGATCACCGTGTCGATCTGGAGCACCAAGATCTACGACAGCGTGAAGACGGAGTACGGTCCCCGCCGCAACATCACCACACCGAAGCTGATCCACCTGGAGCCCGGTCCGTCGTGCATCGCGACCAACGGGATCAACGGTTTCACCCAGGACGCCTTCCGGGTCATCAAGAAGGGTGGGGCAGTGGTCAAGCGGGAGAAGTTCACCTGGCGCTACGACGCAGAGCCCCGCTACGTCTGCGGTCCGAAGCCCTGA
- a CDS encoding glycosyltransferase produces MSSDAVVLDVVVPAFNEADRLPDTLLLLRAALAGLGVSCRVTVVDNASTDATAEVVSSALPGTVPVRLLWCGERGKGFAVRTGVLASDARYVGFCDADLATAPDNLGQVLGLLTDGVDVVVGSRAHPESVVEERHSLLRRWGAVAFRGAVRQVVRGVGETQCGFKFFRGDVARRAFAPLRCGGFAFDVEVLGRVERAGARLEEIPVNWVDVPGSRFSPVRHGWQSFVDVAKIRWRLRHANAVSTTPLPVVAIPVAPDVTTGAATVGLRP; encoded by the coding sequence GTGTCGTCAGATGCGGTCGTACTCGACGTCGTGGTGCCGGCCTTCAACGAGGCGGACCGACTGCCGGACACCCTGCTCCTGCTGCGGGCGGCGCTGGCCGGTCTCGGTGTGTCCTGCCGGGTGACAGTGGTCGACAACGCCAGCACCGACGCAACCGCCGAGGTGGTGTCGTCCGCGCTGCCCGGCACGGTCCCCGTCCGTCTGTTGTGGTGCGGCGAGCGAGGAAAGGGGTTCGCGGTGCGGACCGGTGTGCTCGCCAGCGACGCGCGCTACGTCGGCTTCTGTGACGCCGACCTGGCCACCGCGCCGGACAACCTCGGGCAGGTGCTCGGCCTCCTGACCGACGGCGTCGACGTGGTGGTCGGTTCGCGGGCGCACCCCGAGTCGGTGGTCGAGGAGCGGCACAGCCTGCTCCGCCGGTGGGGTGCGGTGGCGTTCCGGGGCGCGGTCCGGCAGGTGGTCCGTGGCGTGGGCGAGACACAGTGCGGGTTCAAGTTCTTCCGCGGCGACGTCGCACGGCGAGCGTTCGCGCCACTGCGCTGCGGCGGGTTCGCCTTCGACGTGGAGGTGCTGGGGCGCGTCGAGCGTGCCGGTGCCCGGCTGGAGGAGATCCCGGTCAACTGGGTGGACGTGCCCGGCTCCCGCTTCTCCCCGGTCCGCCACGGCTGGCAGAGCTTCGTGGACGTCGCGAAGATCCGCTGGCGGCTGCGGCACGCCAATGCCGTCTCCACCACGCCGCTGCCGGTCGTCGCCATCCCGGTGGCCCCCGACGTGACCACTGGTGCCGCCACTGTTGGATTGCGGCCGTGA
- the nudC gene encoding NAD(+) diphosphatase has protein sequence MDTAERALAYGGGRLDRAGPLRTDPSRMNALLAEPTTVVLAMWRDRCLVDGDGPVRLTADRASLVRSAAGETVFLGLDGDVAVFAVDLSALPERSAVEMAGAVRAVDVRALVGRLDPGEAAAQAYARGLLHWHRQQRFCGTCGAPAVAGGGGHLRTCTGGDCGRLLFPRIEPAIIVLVEAPGSPGRCLLARHAGAAEDAFSTLAGFVEVGESLEDAVRREMAEEAGVSVTDVTYQGSQAWPFPAGLMVGFRATATSDEVRVDGEELLEARWFTRVELRERVAGGRSLGRLDAIDHRLLEDWLAGDS, from the coding sequence GTGGACACGGCGGAGCGGGCTTTGGCGTACGGCGGTGGTCGGCTGGACCGGGCGGGTCCGCTGCGCACCGATCCGAGCCGGATGAACGCGCTGCTCGCCGAGCCGACGACAGTGGTGCTGGCGATGTGGCGGGACCGCTGTCTCGTCGACGGGGACGGCCCGGTGCGGCTCACCGCGGATCGCGCGTCGCTGGTCCGGTCCGCCGCCGGTGAGACGGTGTTCCTGGGGCTGGACGGGGACGTGGCCGTGTTCGCCGTGGATCTGTCCGCACTCCCCGAGCGGTCCGCCGTCGAGATGGCCGGTGCGGTACGTGCCGTCGACGTACGGGCGCTGGTCGGGCGGCTCGATCCGGGTGAGGCGGCCGCCCAGGCGTACGCCAGGGGGTTGTTGCACTGGCACCGGCAGCAGCGGTTCTGCGGGACGTGCGGTGCGCCGGCCGTCGCCGGGGGCGGCGGGCACCTGCGGACCTGCACCGGCGGGGATTGCGGGCGGCTGCTGTTTCCCCGGATCGAACCGGCGATCATCGTGTTGGTCGAGGCGCCGGGTTCGCCGGGGCGGTGTTTGTTGGCCCGGCACGCGGGCGCTGCCGAGGACGCGTTCTCGACGCTGGCCGGCTTCGTCGAGGTCGGCGAGAGCCTGGAGGACGCGGTCCGCCGGGAGATGGCCGAGGAGGCGGGCGTGAGCGTCACCGACGTGACCTACCAGGGGTCGCAGGCGTGGCCGTTCCCGGCCGGTCTGATGGTGGGGTTCCGGGCGACCGCGACGTCCGACGAGGTACGCGTGGACGGCGAGGAGTTGCTGGAGGCGCGTTGGTTCACCCGGGTGGAGCTGCGGGAGCGGGTGGCCGGCGGCCGTTCGCTCGGTCGGCTGGACGCGATCGACCACCGCCTGCTGGAGGACTGGTTGGCAGGGGATTCCTGA
- a CDS encoding polysaccharide biosynthesis protein has translation MTETTAGSDPGRLGAAGAAVAVAAMVTNGLAYLLPMVGARHLAAEELSVLATVLALVAIAAVAGVGLQMAVAVHRARQPGAPTVRVTVVTAAVAAGAVVVATPLMVTALRLSVTVVALVAATTFAVVLAGRWLGELQGGQRFLRLAWAMSAFAVGRYAGMIATLALGFDVVDTLLAGLVTAYLVLPVLAWIARPASADPIDTVSAGTALRVRRVLSAGTAALAMLVVSYADLIFARQLLSPADSGAYSVGTVLTKGALWAPQVITVLALPRLAVGDRRLRTTMLAVIGACGAVLVVASALAGGFAFRLAGGEDYAQLGEYAPFFAATGALYALVFAVVNAKIAAGARWPSAPLWVAAGVLAVLTMFVAPRTLQGIMWCALAVAAVTALVMVCTPARRDVPHRPSSTSPVEHQTVG, from the coding sequence ATGACAGAGACGACGGCCGGGTCCGATCCGGGCCGGCTGGGCGCGGCCGGCGCGGCGGTGGCGGTCGCCGCGATGGTGACGAACGGCCTGGCCTACCTGCTTCCCATGGTCGGTGCCCGGCACCTGGCGGCCGAGGAACTGAGCGTGCTGGCCACCGTGCTGGCTCTCGTCGCGATCGCCGCTGTGGCGGGCGTGGGGCTGCAGATGGCGGTCGCCGTCCATCGTGCCCGCCAGCCCGGCGCGCCGACCGTGCGCGTCACAGTCGTCACGGCCGCGGTCGCCGCCGGCGCCGTCGTCGTGGCAACGCCGCTGATGGTGACCGCCCTCCGGCTGTCGGTGACGGTCGTGGCACTGGTGGCCGCCACGACCTTCGCGGTCGTCCTGGCCGGCCGGTGGCTCGGTGAGCTACAGGGCGGGCAGCGCTTCCTGCGCCTCGCCTGGGCCATGAGCGCGTTCGCCGTCGGCCGGTACGCCGGCATGATCGCCACTCTCGCCCTCGGTTTCGACGTCGTGGACACGCTCCTCGCCGGCCTGGTGACCGCGTACCTCGTCCTGCCGGTCCTGGCCTGGATCGCCCGCCCCGCCTCGGCGGACCCGATCGACACGGTGAGCGCCGGGACCGCCCTGCGAGTCCGGCGGGTGCTCAGCGCCGGCACCGCCGCGCTGGCAATGCTCGTGGTGTCGTACGCCGACCTGATCTTCGCCCGCCAACTGCTGTCGCCTGCGGACTCCGGGGCGTACTCCGTCGGCACCGTGCTCACCAAGGGCGCGCTCTGGGCACCTCAGGTGATCACGGTGCTGGCCCTGCCCCGCCTCGCCGTCGGTGACCGCCGCCTCCGCACCACCATGCTCGCCGTCATCGGCGCCTGTGGCGCCGTCCTGGTCGTCGCCTCGGCCCTGGCCGGCGGCTTCGCGTTCCGCCTGGCCGGCGGTGAGGACTACGCGCAACTGGGCGAGTACGCCCCGTTCTTCGCCGCCACCGGAGCGCTCTATGCGCTGGTCTTCGCGGTGGTCAACGCCAAGATCGCGGCTGGTGCGCGGTGGCCCTCCGCCCCACTCTGGGTGGCCGCCGGTGTGCTGGCCGTCCTGACGATGTTCGTCGCACCGCGGACGCTCCAGGGGATCATGTGGTGCGCACTCGCCGTCGCCGCGGTGACCGCGCTGGTGATGGTCTGCACGCCGGCACGGCGGGACGTGCCGCACCGGCCCTCGTCGACGAGCCCCGTCGAACACCAGACTGTCGGTTGA